Proteins encoded by one window of Podarcis muralis chromosome 11, rPodMur119.hap1.1, whole genome shotgun sequence:
- the SHLD3 gene encoding shieldin complex subunit 3, with protein sequence MEVILHYRAWQRDPAALQRIAEEALKEFPVRKLPSFIPWFPNDLRQLPLKPKRTAPVISGEEVEQMKQHIAAIETACSSPSYDCTAGLKEFHPDVKAGKCLQAEHERNNFSNLEKQTASSNQKLRRSWSVSLPNAKLKDKILPLSRELQSTLDKLKLHAFYRAQWIIEPSTFGSQTLEDIWVKLNKMIKHNELPSCNATIQRCEGQISVFCDILYCEYVANNLREKLNLLGKINLFVHKYGIIHSL encoded by the coding sequence ATGGAGGTGATTCTGCACTATCGAGCGTGGCAAAGGGACCCTGCAGCATTGCAAAGAATCGCAGAAGAGGCACTGAAAGAATTTCCTGTTAGGAAGCTCCCAAGTTTCATACCCTGGTTTCCAAATGACTTGCGTCAACTTCCCCTTAAACCTAAAAGAACCGCTCCAGTTATTTCTGGTGAAGAAGTAGAGCAAATGAAACAACATATTGCAGCCATAGAAACGGCTTGCAGCTCCCCATCTTATGACTGTACAGCAGGGCTTAAGGAATTTCATCCTGATGTAAAAGCTGGGAAGTGTTTGCAAGCTGAGCATGAAAGAAACAATTTTAGCAATTTGGAAAAGCAAACAGCAAGCAGCAATCAGAAGCTGAGAAGGTCTTGGAGTGTGTCTCTTCCCAACGCCAAGCTCAAAGACAAGATTCTTCCTTTATCTAGAGAACTGCAGAGCACTTTAGACAAATTAAAGCTCCATGCATTCTATAGAGCCCAGTGGATAATTGAACCATCTACATTTGGTAGTCAAACATTGGAGGACATTTGGGTAAAGCTCAACAAGATGATCAAACACAATGAACTGCCGTCTTGTAATGCTACGATCCAGAGATGTGAAGGGCAGATTTCAGTTTTTTGTGACATACTGTACTGTGAATATGTTGCCAACAACCTTAGAGAAAAATTAAAccttttggggaaaataaatttgtTTGTTCACAAATATGGAATCATACATAGTCTGTAG